A stretch of the Bradyrhizobium arachidis genome encodes the following:
- a CDS encoding SDR family NAD(P)-dependent oxidoreductase, whose translation MTNLNDLSGMVAVVTGASRGIGLAIARHFLRIGARVVVGGLDPQETEAAVRGLAAEAGDDRVAAQPGDVSRLDIAEALVAAAFERFGRLDALVCNAGIDIIKPAVDYEPEEWDLILAVNLRGAFLPARQAARAWIQRGQRGGSVTMTSSIAARAGIAGLAPYGASKSGIDQLVRTLAVEWAKHGIRVNAIAPGYVDNVMAGVEIHSDPATEARIRAFTPMGRRATVEEIAGPFIFLASPAAAYVTGAILAVDGGYSAQ comes from the coding sequence ATGACAAACCTCAACGATCTCTCCGGGATGGTCGCAGTCGTCACCGGCGCTAGTCGCGGCATCGGCCTAGCCATCGCACGCCATTTCCTGAGGATTGGCGCTCGGGTAGTCGTCGGCGGGCTTGATCCCCAGGAAACCGAAGCGGCTGTCCGAGGGCTCGCCGCTGAGGCCGGAGACGACCGGGTAGCAGCCCAGCCAGGGGACGTTAGCCGCCTCGATATCGCTGAGGCTCTCGTTGCGGCAGCATTCGAGCGGTTCGGTCGGCTGGATGCGCTTGTCTGCAATGCCGGCATCGACATCATCAAGCCGGCGGTGGATTACGAACCGGAAGAGTGGGATCTGATCCTGGCAGTCAACCTGCGCGGCGCCTTCCTGCCGGCGCGCCAGGCCGCGAGGGCCTGGATCCAACGTGGACAGCGCGGCGGATCGGTGACTATGACGTCGTCGATCGCGGCCCGCGCGGGCATCGCTGGTCTTGCACCCTATGGAGCAAGCAAGAGCGGGATAGATCAACTCGTCCGCACGTTGGCGGTGGAATGGGCCAAACACGGAATCCGAGTGAACGCCATTGCGCCCGGTTACGTCGACAATGTCATGGCCGGCGTCGAGATTCATTCCGATCCCGCCACCGAGGCTCGAATCCGCGCATTCACTCCCATGGGACGTCGGGCCACGGTTGAAGAGATCGCTGGCCCCTTCATTTTTCTCGCCTCGCCAGCCGCCGCATATGTAACAGGAGCGATTCTAGCCGTCGACGGCGGGTACAGCGCACAATAA
- a CDS encoding OpgC domain-containing protein has product MEIVSQQQPESRNASPPQKGYRDLRLDACRGLALWFIFIDHIPDNALAWLTLRNYGFSDTSEVFVFVSGYTCMLAYGGALEEQGWLTVVTRALRRSLEIYCAFLLLLVAYVAVVWLVGGGERFVDETNTGVFFKNPGEAVVRALLLQYAPVNTDILPTFVLLHLAFPAMLWLLLRIPVATLVASFLLYLMVQLQSWHMPAWPSGELYFNPFAFQLLFVFGAWYAGGGAYLIRPLVESRATLIAAMLYLAFSLIIALSWQFDALNVLIPDGVAKLIYPIYKSHLAPVRLLHFLALAVVVSRLTPPDLHGPVRPFAIAMIRCGENSLPMYCIGVLLSFLGLIVLTNVSGNLMVQVAVSVIGIAIMVLAATIATWEAQLDRRGPKLF; this is encoded by the coding sequence ATCGAGATCGTGTCGCAGCAGCAACCGGAATCGCGCAATGCTTCCCCTCCGCAGAAGGGGTATCGTGACCTGCGACTGGACGCCTGCCGTGGTCTGGCGCTCTGGTTCATCTTCATCGACCACATTCCCGACAACGCGCTGGCATGGCTGACGCTGCGCAATTACGGGTTCAGCGATACCTCCGAAGTGTTCGTCTTCGTATCAGGTTACACCTGCATGCTCGCCTATGGCGGCGCGCTGGAGGAACAGGGCTGGCTGACCGTCGTAACGCGCGCGCTGCGGCGAAGCTTGGAAATTTATTGCGCGTTTCTCCTGCTGCTTGTCGCCTATGTTGCCGTGGTATGGCTCGTCGGCGGCGGCGAACGCTTTGTCGACGAAACCAATACGGGCGTCTTCTTCAAGAATCCGGGCGAGGCCGTCGTTCGAGCCCTCTTGCTCCAATATGCCCCCGTCAATACCGACATCCTGCCGACCTTCGTCCTGCTGCATCTCGCATTCCCGGCGATGTTGTGGCTTCTCCTGCGGATCCCTGTGGCGACGCTGGTTGCGTCGTTCCTGCTGTATCTGATGGTCCAGCTCCAGAGCTGGCACATGCCCGCCTGGCCGAGCGGAGAGCTGTATTTCAACCCATTTGCCTTCCAGCTCTTGTTCGTGTTCGGCGCCTGGTATGCGGGTGGGGGCGCCTATCTGATCCGGCCGCTGGTGGAGTCGCGTGCGACGTTGATTGCGGCGATGCTGTATCTCGCCTTCAGCCTGATCATCGCCCTGAGCTGGCAGTTCGACGCTTTGAATGTTCTGATACCGGATGGCGTCGCGAAGCTGATCTATCCAATCTACAAGAGTCATCTGGCGCCTGTCCGCCTGCTGCATTTCCTGGCACTGGCGGTGGTCGTTTCGCGTCTGACGCCACCGGATTTGCACGGACCCGTGCGCCCGTTTGCGATCGCGATGATCCGCTGCGGCGAGAATTCGCTGCCGATGTATTGCATCGGTGTCCTGCTGTCCTTCCTCGGACTGATCGTGCTGACCAACGTGTCCGGCAACCTGATGGTCCAGGTCGCGGTGAGTGTGATCGGGATCGCGATCATGGTGCTCGCTGCCACGATCGCTACCTGGGAGGCCCAACTCGATCGGCGGGGACCAAAACTGTTCTGA
- a CDS encoding mandelate racemase/muconate lactonizing enzyme family protein: MTKSSKATSVEILACDAGWRNYHFVKLTTEDGIVGWSEFDEGFGSPGVGAAIQRLSSRVVGQNVFQHERIHAELFAATRPAAGGVVAQALGAIENALLDAKAKLLGVPCYQLLGGKIRDRVRVYWSHCATWRINHPSWYRPPIENLDGVKAMGREVREKKFTALKTNIFSYDDGKPTGWRPGFGSPFAPEINVDRKILRDLHMHLEAIRDGAGPNVDILLDCNFNAKTEGYLKILRTIADLEMFWVEIDSFNPEALGYIRRQSPHPISSCETLLGLREFLPYFREQAMDVAIIDTPWNGVWQSMKIAAAAEAFEVNVAPHNFYGHLCSMMNAHFCAAVPNLRIMEIDIDRLAWDRELFTHEPEIVNGHLIIPDRPGWGTEPNEDALRAHPPKTTGGLLSYGRKS, from the coding sequence ATGACCAAATCATCAAAAGCAACAAGCGTTGAGATCCTCGCCTGCGACGCCGGCTGGCGAAACTACCATTTCGTCAAGCTGACGACTGAAGACGGCATCGTCGGCTGGAGCGAATTCGACGAGGGCTTTGGCTCGCCCGGCGTCGGCGCCGCGATCCAGCGCCTGTCGAGCCGCGTCGTCGGCCAAAACGTCTTCCAGCACGAGCGCATTCATGCCGAGCTGTTCGCGGCGACGCGTCCCGCAGCCGGCGGCGTGGTGGCGCAGGCGCTCGGCGCGATCGAAAACGCCCTGCTCGATGCCAAGGCCAAGCTCTTGGGCGTGCCCTGTTACCAGCTCCTCGGCGGCAAGATCCGCGACCGCGTGCGGGTCTACTGGTCGCATTGCGCGACCTGGCGGATCAATCACCCGTCCTGGTACAGGCCACCGATCGAAAACCTCGACGGCGTCAAGGCGATGGGGCGCGAGGTGCGCGAGAAGAAGTTCACCGCGCTCAAGACCAACATCTTCTCCTATGACGACGGCAAGCCGACCGGCTGGCGCCCGGGTTTCGGCTCGCCATTTGCGCCCGAGATCAATGTCGACCGCAAGATCCTGCGCGACCTGCACATGCATCTCGAAGCGATCCGCGACGGCGCCGGCCCCAATGTCGACATCCTGCTCGACTGCAACTTCAACGCCAAGACCGAAGGCTATCTGAAGATTCTGCGCACCATCGCCGACCTCGAGATGTTCTGGGTCGAAATCGACAGCTTCAATCCGGAGGCGCTCGGCTATATCAGACGGCAAAGCCCACACCCGATCTCGTCCTGCGAGACACTGTTGGGCTTGCGTGAATTCCTGCCCTATTTCCGCGAGCAGGCGATGGACGTCGCGATCATCGACACGCCCTGGAACGGCGTGTGGCAGTCGATGAAGATTGCCGCGGCCGCGGAGGCCTTCGAGGTCAACGTCGCCCCGCATAATTTCTACGGCCATCTCTGCTCGATGATGAATGCGCATTTCTGCGCCGCGGTGCCGAACCTGCGGATCATGGAGATCGATATCGATCGCCTGGCGTGGGACCGCGAGCTCTTCACCCATGAGCCAGAGATCGTGAACGGTCATCTGATCATTCCGGATCGGCCCGGCTGGGGCACCGAGCCGAACGAAGACGCGCTTCGGGCGCATCCGCCGAAGACGACCGGCGGCCTGCTCAGCTACGGCCGCAAGAGCTAG
- the rocF gene encoding arginase produces the protein MTDRTIWDRTRRIALLGAPIDMGASQRGTLMGPAALRTAGLATLLDSLGFDVDEYGDLSVAEIADLTDTPPDKANHYREIQRWTRALSSRGYEIARTGAIPIFLGGDHSLSMGSVNAMARHWQERGRKLFVLWLDAHADYNTPETTITANMHGMSAAFLCGEPGLDGLLGGEPRASIDPGQLELFGTRSIDKLEKDLVQARRIRVADMRQMDEFGVGVLIRRLIERVKENDGVLHVSFDVDFLDPCVAPGVGTTVPGGATYREAHLIMELLHDSGLVGSVDIVELNPFLDERGRTARTAVELIGSLFGQQIVDRPTPSNAIGAGE, from the coding sequence GTGACCGATCGCACGATATGGGATCGTACCAGGCGTATCGCGCTGCTCGGCGCCCCCATCGATATGGGCGCCTCGCAGCGGGGCACGCTGATGGGGCCCGCGGCGCTCCGAACGGCGGGCCTTGCGACGCTGCTGGATTCGCTTGGTTTCGACGTGGACGAGTACGGCGACCTCTCCGTCGCCGAGATTGCCGACCTGACCGATACGCCGCCCGACAAGGCCAACCACTACCGCGAGATCCAGCGCTGGACGCGGGCACTGAGCAGCCGCGGCTATGAGATCGCCAGGACCGGAGCGATCCCCATCTTTCTCGGTGGCGACCACTCGCTGTCGATGGGCTCGGTCAACGCCATGGCGCGTCACTGGCAGGAGCGCGGTCGCAAGCTGTTCGTACTGTGGCTGGACGCGCATGCCGACTACAACACGCCGGAGACCACGATCACGGCCAACATGCACGGCATGTCGGCCGCTTTCCTGTGCGGAGAGCCCGGGCTCGACGGCCTGCTTGGCGGTGAGCCGCGCGCCTCGATCGATCCGGGCCAGCTTGAGCTGTTCGGGACGCGCTCGATCGACAAGCTGGAAAAAGACTTGGTGCAGGCGCGCCGGATCAGGGTTGCCGACATGCGTCAGATGGACGAGTTCGGCGTCGGCGTGCTGATACGTCGCCTCATCGAGCGGGTGAAGGAGAACGACGGCGTGCTGCATGTCAGCTTCGACGTCGATTTCCTGGATCCCTGCGTTGCTCCGGGCGTCGGCACTACCGTACCGGGCGGGGCGACCTATCGCGAGGCGCACCTGATTATGGAGTTGCTGCACGATTCCGGTCTCGTCGGCTCCGTCGACATCGTCGAACTCAACCCCTTCCTGGACGAGCGCGGGCGTACCGCGCGCACCGCGGTCGAACTGATCGGCAGCCTGTTCGGTCAGCAGATCGTCGATCGGCCGACGCCAAGTAATGCGATCGGGGCGGGTGAGTAG
- a CDS encoding EAL domain-containing protein, producing the protein MKRYRPHILVVTALAIVLSTGWHGALRSALTDLRFAWQSREASGSIVVVAIDAPSIDRIGVWPWPRHLHAQMLRKLESAGVQDVAFDVDFSTPSEAASDAAFVKALQEAGGSTILPSFKQPSPNGGGLHINRPLKQFSDESWAAVVNVAIEPDGLVRRYPLGDKLDGTFLLSMAAVLAGRAQHGPPFLIDYSIRAASIPRVSYADVLRGDAAALARLKDKKVIVGATALELGDRFSVPNGVVVSGPVLQALATESILQRRTLHWTSDAGMAIGIAILSLLMLVSWRRLAPGVRVVILVASAAVVELAAVLVQTNWPLVIDTSLFHIAVVAYLTAIALDEIDFRSLLGRIAESRFHRIAMSLGDGLVCTDENHMITVWNPGASAIFGYMPAEMIGRPFEALCAAPTDRRAKAFSMRDAARQALLVPGGAVVVEFEGRRKNGETFPVEASFSGWQGTEGFQYGAILRDISVRKREAARVKYLAEYDSLTGLANRNTLHSGLVGLIAGAELKSHEVALLVLGLDGFQQINDMLGHAAGDLVLQAVAERLRKTVDDKVVVARLSGDEFAIAFDCSEMDEGVAEFADRVTRAFELPLVAGTRQHRVRISIGVAVYPDGGATAEDLLGNGHLALCRAKAIRRGSHVIFESTIRQELENRLTLESELAHAADRSEFELFFQPQVHLVDGALMGAEALIRWRHPVRGYVSPGEFMPVVNTSALSERIANWVMETACRQARSWELAGHSVRVAINLSPSQLHSGDLAHAVSELLKATGLSPGLLELEVTEDILLLDEERVLDMFKRIQQLGVRILFDDFGTGYASLSYLKKFPLDGLKIDRSFVFDLLTDSDDAAIVSSTVGLSKQLGLSVIAEGIENRATADFLVSIGCEEGQGYFFGRPMPADAFERQFLAAPAILETA; encoded by the coding sequence GTGAAACGTTATCGGCCGCATATTCTGGTGGTGACCGCGCTTGCAATCGTGCTGTCGACGGGATGGCACGGGGCGCTCCGCAGCGCGCTCACCGACCTGCGGTTCGCCTGGCAATCGCGCGAGGCGAGCGGCAGCATCGTCGTCGTTGCAATCGACGCTCCTTCGATCGATCGGATCGGTGTATGGCCTTGGCCGCGTCACCTGCACGCCCAGATGCTCCGCAAGCTCGAGAGTGCCGGGGTCCAGGATGTTGCCTTTGACGTTGATTTCAGTACGCCGTCCGAGGCTGCGTCCGATGCCGCCTTCGTGAAGGCGTTGCAGGAAGCGGGCGGCTCGACGATCCTGCCGTCCTTCAAGCAGCCGTCGCCGAACGGCGGTGGCCTTCACATCAACCGGCCGCTCAAGCAATTCAGCGATGAGTCCTGGGCGGCGGTCGTCAATGTCGCGATCGAGCCAGACGGGCTCGTGAGGCGCTATCCTCTCGGCGACAAGCTGGACGGCACCTTCCTGCTGTCGATGGCCGCGGTCCTCGCCGGACGGGCCCAGCACGGCCCGCCGTTCCTGATCGACTACAGCATCCGCGCAGCTTCGATTCCGCGCGTCTCCTATGCCGATGTGCTGCGCGGCGACGCGGCAGCCCTGGCCCGGCTCAAGGACAAGAAGGTCATCGTCGGCGCGACCGCACTCGAGCTCGGTGATCGCTTCAGTGTCCCGAACGGCGTCGTCGTGTCGGGGCCCGTGCTTCAGGCGCTGGCCACGGAATCGATCCTGCAACGGCGGACGCTGCACTGGACGTCCGACGCCGGCATGGCGATCGGCATTGCCATTCTCTCGCTGCTGATGTTGGTCTCGTGGCGTCGCCTCGCTCCCGGCGTCCGGGTTGTGATCCTCGTTGCATCAGCCGCCGTCGTGGAGCTCGCCGCCGTACTGGTGCAGACGAATTGGCCGCTCGTCATCGACACCTCGCTGTTCCATATCGCCGTCGTCGCCTATCTCACCGCGATCGCACTTGACGAGATCGACTTCCGGAGCCTGCTCGGTCGCATCGCCGAAAGCCGTTTCCACCGCATCGCGATGTCGCTGGGAGATGGTCTCGTCTGCACAGACGAGAACCATATGATCACCGTGTGGAATCCCGGTGCGAGCGCGATCTTCGGCTATATGCCGGCGGAAATGATCGGCCGCCCCTTCGAAGCGCTGTGCGCCGCTCCGACCGATCGACGCGCCAAGGCCTTTTCGATGCGCGATGCCGCGCGTCAGGCGTTGCTGGTTCCGGGCGGGGCCGTCGTTGTCGAGTTCGAGGGACGCCGCAAGAATGGCGAGACGTTCCCGGTCGAGGCGAGCTTCTCAGGCTGGCAGGGCACCGAAGGATTCCAGTATGGCGCGATTCTGCGCGACATCTCGGTGCGAAAGCGTGAAGCCGCACGCGTCAAATACCTCGCCGAATATGATTCCCTGACCGGCCTCGCCAACCGCAACACGCTGCATTCCGGCCTCGTCGGTCTGATCGCGGGGGCGGAGTTGAAGTCGCACGAGGTCGCGCTCCTGGTGCTCGGGCTCGATGGCTTCCAGCAGATCAACGACATGCTCGGGCACGCGGCGGGCGACCTCGTGCTGCAGGCCGTCGCGGAACGCCTGCGCAAGACGGTTGATGACAAGGTCGTGGTTGCGCGGCTCAGCGGCGACGAGTTTGCGATCGCCTTCGACTGCAGCGAGATGGATGAAGGCGTCGCGGAGTTTGCCGATCGCGTCACACGAGCGTTCGAGTTGCCGCTCGTGGCCGGCACGCGCCAGCACCGTGTCAGGATCAGCATCGGGGTCGCCGTGTATCCGGACGGTGGCGCAACGGCCGAAGACCTTCTAGGCAACGGGCATCTTGCGCTGTGCCGGGCAAAGGCGATCCGTCGCGGCAGCCATGTCATCTTCGAGAGCACCATCAGGCAGGAACTGGAGAACCGTCTGACGCTGGAGAGCGAACTCGCGCACGCCGCCGACCGCAGCGAGTTCGAGCTGTTCTTTCAGCCGCAGGTTCACCTCGTCGACGGCGCCTTGATGGGCGCCGAAGCGCTGATCCGCTGGCGTCATCCCGTGCGCGGCTACGTGTCACCCGGGGAGTTCATGCCGGTCGTCAATACCTCCGCTCTGTCCGAGCGGATCGCCAACTGGGTGATGGAAACCGCGTGCCGGCAGGCGCGCAGCTGGGAACTCGCGGGCCATAGCGTCCGCGTGGCGATCAACCTCTCGCCGTCGCAATTGCATTCCGGCGACCTTGCGCATGCGGTCTCGGAGCTGCTCAAGGCGACGGGATTGTCCCCTGGGTTGCTGGAGCTGGAGGTCACCGAGGACATCCTGCTGCTAGATGAGGAACGCGTGCTCGACATGTTCAAGCGCATTCAGCAGCTAGGCGTCCGCATCCTGTTCGATGATTTCGGCACGGGCTACGCGAGCCTCAGCTATCTGAAGAAGTTTCCACTGGACGGCCTCAAGATCGACAGGTCGTTCGTGTTCGATCTGCTTACGGATTCCGACGATGCTGCGATCGTCAGTTCGACCGTCGGTTTGAGCAAGCAACTCGGCCTGTCCGTCATTGCCGAGGGCATCGAGAACCGCGCCACTGCCGACTTCCTGGTCAGCATTGGCTGCGAGGAAGGGCAGGGCTATTTCTTCGGCCGTCCGATGCCGGCTGACGCGTTCGAGCGGCAGTTCCTGGCAGCACCGGCGATCCTCGAGACCGCTTGA
- a CDS encoding NRAMP family divalent metal transporter, translated as MTENAVSAPRRPALMVLKRLGPGLVTGAADDDPSGIATYSQAGAQFGYGLLWTVFLTTPFMIAIQLVSAQIGRVTGKGLAANITQVAPRWLVLTLVSALVVANTFNIAADIAAMAEALSLVIGGLNHEHALIFAALSTLLQVFVPYRRYSPILKFMTLALFAYVATAFTVKIPWSTALLAAVWPKVNVSADYFLMVVAVLGTTISPYLFFWQASQEVEEMNGKHRRPLRRHPRGGDPELARIKADTTFGMLLSNGVAFFIILTTATVLNANGVTNISSATDAAEALRPLAGDFTFLLFALGIIGTGMLAIPVLAGSAAYGVAEIFGWRATLEAKPDEAVGFYTIIAAATAIGFGLGFTGIDSMHMLVWSAVLNGIVAVPIMAMMMAIVSNEEIMGRFRARTWLIALGWLGTAVMALAVLALLGSFMLGVG; from the coding sequence ATGACCGAGAACGCCGTCTCCGCCCCCCGACGCCCGGCGCTGATGGTATTGAAACGGCTCGGGCCAGGCCTGGTGACGGGCGCCGCCGACGACGATCCCTCGGGCATCGCCACCTATTCGCAGGCCGGCGCGCAATTCGGCTACGGCTTGCTCTGGACGGTATTTCTGACGACCCCGTTCATGATCGCCATCCAGCTCGTCAGCGCGCAGATCGGCCGGGTCACCGGCAAGGGGCTGGCGGCGAACATCACGCAGGTTGCGCCGCGCTGGCTGGTGCTGACGCTGGTGTCGGCGCTCGTCGTTGCGAACACGTTCAACATCGCCGCCGATATCGCCGCCATGGCGGAGGCGCTGTCGCTGGTGATCGGCGGGCTCAATCACGAGCACGCGCTGATCTTCGCGGCGCTCTCGACGCTGCTCCAGGTCTTCGTGCCCTATCGGCGCTATTCGCCGATCCTCAAATTCATGACGCTGGCGCTGTTCGCCTATGTCGCGACCGCCTTCACCGTCAAAATTCCCTGGAGCACGGCGCTGCTCGCCGCGGTCTGGCCAAAGGTGAACGTCAGCGCCGACTATTTTTTGATGGTGGTTGCCGTGCTCGGCACCACGATCAGCCCATATTTGTTCTTCTGGCAGGCCTCGCAGGAGGTCGAGGAGATGAACGGCAAGCATCGCCGTCCGCTGCGCCGCCATCCGCGCGGCGGCGATCCCGAGCTCGCGCGCATCAAGGCCGACACCACGTTCGGCATGCTGCTGTCGAACGGCGTCGCCTTCTTCATCATCCTGACCACCGCGACGGTGCTCAACGCCAACGGCGTCACAAATATCAGCTCGGCAACCGACGCCGCCGAAGCGCTACGCCCGCTCGCCGGCGACTTCACCTTCCTGCTGTTCGCGCTCGGCATCATCGGCACCGGCATGCTGGCAATTCCGGTGCTCGCCGGGTCGGCGGCCTATGGCGTTGCGGAGATATTTGGATGGCGTGCCACGCTGGAAGCAAAGCCCGACGAGGCGGTGGGCTTCTACACCATCATCGCAGCCGCCACCGCGATCGGCTTCGGCCTCGGCTTCACCGGCATCGATTCCATGCACATGCTGGTGTGGAGCGCGGTGCTCAACGGCATCGTCGCGGTCCCCATCATGGCGATGATGATGGCGATCGTGTCGAACGAGGAGATCATGGGCCGCTTCAGAGCGCGGACATGGCTCATCGCACTTGGCTGGCTCGGTACGGCCGTCATGGCGCTCGCCGTGCTGGCGCTGCTCGGGTCCTTTATGCTTGGCGTCGGCTGA
- a CDS encoding ABC transporter substrate-binding protein, which yields MKRREFITLIGGAAAWPFEARAQQAARRYRVAILGPLPASFFDELGRAGFAKGGNLDIDSRADGVAAASYPTLAVELAQANPDVLMVVGTEAARAAQQATQRIPIVAIADDLLGSKLVASMPRPEGNTTGVAIFAFQLDAKRLELLHQALPAARRIAVLADREPIPNMSALESAAKSFGVEIVPFAARSEENIIRAIDAMTSARVEAVNLLASPILSSKFQSLIRDRLALRRLPAIYQWPEQAEDGGLIGYGPRISAVFDQCARQVAKLLRGAKVADVPVEQPTKLELVVNLKTAKTLGVDIPPTLLSRADTTIE from the coding sequence ATGAAGCGGCGCGAGTTCATCACGCTGATTGGCGGTGCTGCGGCCTGGCCTTTCGAAGCACGCGCACAGCAAGCCGCCCGGCGCTACCGCGTAGCGATATTGGGGCCCCTGCCGGCAAGCTTTTTCGATGAACTGGGCAGGGCCGGATTTGCAAAAGGCGGCAATCTCGACATCGACAGCCGTGCCGACGGCGTGGCCGCGGCCTCGTACCCAACGCTCGCCGTTGAACTTGCCCAGGCAAATCCTGACGTCCTGATGGTCGTCGGCACCGAAGCCGCGCGTGCAGCCCAGCAAGCAACGCAACGCATTCCCATCGTGGCGATCGCGGACGATTTGCTCGGCAGCAAGCTCGTCGCCTCCATGCCCCGCCCCGAAGGCAACACCACCGGCGTTGCCATCTTTGCCTTCCAGCTCGACGCCAAGCGATTGGAGTTACTGCATCAGGCGCTGCCCGCTGCGCGACGAATAGCTGTGCTCGCCGACCGCGAGCCAATACCGAACATGAGCGCCCTCGAAAGTGCCGCCAAGAGTTTCGGCGTCGAGATCGTTCCGTTTGCCGCACGCTCCGAGGAGAACATCATCCGTGCGATCGACGCCATGACGAGCGCACGGGTCGAGGCCGTCAACCTGCTGGCATCGCCAATCCTGTCATCCAAATTCCAATCCTTGATCCGCGATCGCCTTGCCCTGCGTCGCCTGCCGGCCATTTATCAATGGCCCGAGCAGGCGGAGGACGGCGGCCTGATAGGCTACGGTCCGCGCATCAGCGCGGTTTTCGACCAATGCGCGCGTCAGGTCGCAAAACTGTTGCGCGGCGCAAAAGTGGCTGACGTGCCCGTCGAGCAGCCGACCAAGCTCGAGTTGGTCGTCAATCTCAAGACGGCCAAAACGCTGGGTGTCGACATCCCGCCGACGCTGCTCTCGCGCGCCGACACGACGATCGAGTGA
- a CDS encoding DUF3606 domain-containing protein, producing MDRLTKKDQPDRSKINMHEAYEVKYWTHALGVSREQLQKAVEKVGNSAAAVRKELAV from the coding sequence GTGGATAGGCTGACCAAGAAGGATCAGCCCGACCGCAGCAAAATCAACATGCACGAGGCCTACGAGGTCAAGTACTGGACGCATGCCCTCGGTGTCTCGCGCGAGCAGTTGCAGAAGGCTGTCGAGAAGGTCGGCAATTCGGCCGCCGCCGTCCGCAAGGAGCTGGCGGTGTAA